The Centroberyx gerrardi isolate f3 chromosome 24, fCenGer3.hap1.cur.20231027, whole genome shotgun sequence genome includes a region encoding these proteins:
- the echdc3 gene encoding enoyl-CoA hydratase domain-containing protein 3, mitochondrial, which produces MARSLLCRAVDVVQLSRLTLLTGTRLYSQTQTEPLTVRQQNNGIRRIILNNPKKRNALSLSMLESLRENILTDVDSDDLRVIIISANGPVFSSGHDLKELTSAQGREYHTQVFQSCAEVMTLVQDIPVPVIAMVNGVATAAGCQLVASCDVAVATEKSTFATPGVNVGLFCSTPAVAIGRAVPRKVAMEMLFTGTPISARDALLHGLISKVVPEERLEEETLAIARRVCQASRPVVALGKATFQRQMAQGRDAAYATASKVMVDNLALRDGQEGIRAFIEKRKPVWSHKAEKAHD; this is translated from the exons ATGGCCCGTAGTCTACTGTGCAGAGCCGTGGATGTAGTTCAGCTCAGCAGGTTAACGCTGCTGACCGGGACACGGTTATACTCTCAGACTCAAACGGAGCCGCTGACCGTGAGGCAGCAAAACAACGGAATAAG GAGAATAATATTGAACAATCCCAAGAAGAGAAATGCTCTGTCCTTGTCCATGTTGGAATCACTCAGAGAGAACATCCTCACTGATGTCGACAGTGACGACCTCAGAGTTATTATCATATCAG cgaaCGGTCCAGTGTTTTCCTCCGGGCATGACCTGAAGGAGCTGACGTCGGCACAGGGCCGAGAATATCACACACAGGTGTTCCAGAGCTGTGCAGAG GTAATGACTCTGGTACAAGACATACCTGTGCCTGTGATCGCCATGGTGAACGGCGTCGCCACGGCAGCAGGTTGCCAACTGGTGGCCAGCTGCGACGTCGCCGTGGCGACGGAGAAGTCCACCTTCGCCACCCCGGGCGTCAACGTGGGCCTGTTCTGCTCGACGCCAGCGGTGGCCATAGGAAGAGCGGTGCCCAGGAAG gtcGCCATGGAGATGCTGTTCACGGGGACTCCCATCTCAGCCCGTGATGCTTTGCTGCACGGTCTGATCAGCAAGGTGGTGCCGGAGGagcggctggaggaggagacgtTAGCCATCGCCCGGCGGGTGTGTCAGGCCAGCCGGCCGGTCGTGGCCCTCGGCAAGGCCACGTTCCAGAG ACAAATGGCGCAGGGTCGAGACGCAGCCTACGCCACCGCCTCCAAGGTGATGGTGGACAACCTGGCTCTCCGAGACGGCCAGGAGGGCATCCGGGCCTTCATCGAGAAACGCAAGCCGGTGTGGAGTCACAAGGCGGAGAAGGCCCAcgactga
- the usp6nl gene encoding USP6 N-terminal-like protein isoform X2, whose protein sequence is MTSDTEQDAALKLEQERAEIVAKYDKGKEAIVEPWEDTNFHLYKVIDRFGFLHENELPSYDSVEEKQKHTEVERTTKWLKMLKSWDKYKNSEKLVRRIYKGIPLQLRGEVWCLLLDIPKIKEEKKDFYEKLKVRARGVSPDIRQIDLDVNRTYRDHIMFMHRYDVKQQALFHVLTAYSMYNTEVGYCQGMSQITALLLIYMNEEDAFWALVKLLSGQKHAMHGFFVPGFPKLMRFQEHHDRILKKMMPKLKQHLDNQEVFTSLYTMKWFFQCFLDRTPFTLTLRIWDIYILEGERVLTAMSYTVLKLHKKHLMKLSMEELVEFLQVALSKDFFFEDDFVIEQLQNSMTELRRAKLELPAPGKEEEFPKKPLGQLPPELAAAVANHMANGQSHVEPAEPPRAPSPLPDRQRDSRPPSRARRDSLDKLVRQHKADKREARSRGSGEIPAEHRRQPTPSTITTPERGVTPTPARTPTPTTAPQPIPGLVEGGKSQSHATANHNSNAASSSRREITPRWVKPSETKLEAAKAAAARETKLGRGASPAPSSPDDTVPPHRRPRSRGFVPGSNRGSNASQYDNVPGLPEPDFEVLELDRPPSRMRTPRSETPFSTPSLRQGSPSRTPSHAGSAVSVATGPRVAKHPLPPPLSLNSPAGVQAGYPGTQGQYHTPPQQYSPSRPTMMPLFHPSYSVSLEHRGEERHYAPPSRVPPPSSLVYGDRAYATTQRPPNSLSPEKALMNNSYATYRRQPPDLRNAGPPPERPLQLESPGSSTPVYLRQPTRLTYAPPDYRFEGQRRGEANPHYPPEGPERVVDGHPWAQEGELPPRSPGGMPRSPSFQRAQMSPVQEFTFPSPPDPDSLLHYRTQYQEQQPVLRQQLPQLFGGPHYRHAQEAFAMQESMLL, encoded by the exons TGAGAATGAACTGCCGTCCTACGACTCGGTGGAGGAGAAG CAAAAACACACGGAGGTGGAAAGGACCACCAAATGGCTGAAGATGCTGAAGAGCTGGGACAAATACAAGAACAGTGAAAAG CTGGTGAGGAGGATCTATAAGGGAATTCCCCTGCAGCTCCGAGGGGAGGTGTGGTGTCTGCTCCTCGACATTCCCAAaataaaggaggagaagaaagactTCTACGAG AAGCTGAAGGTGAGAGCGAGAGGGGTCTCCCCCGACATCCGTCAAATTGACCTGGATGTGAACCGAACCTACCGGGACCACATTATGTTCATGCATCGCTACGATGTCAA GCAGCAGGCGCTCTTCCACGTCCTCACAGCCTACTCCATGTACAATACG GAGGTGGGCTACTGCCAAGGTATGAGTCAGATCACGGCGCTGCTGCTCATCTACATGAACGAGGAGGACGCCTTCTGGGCCCTGGTCAAACTACTGTCCGGGCAGAAGCACGCCATGCACG GGTTTTTCGTCCCCGGCTTTCCCAAGCTGATGCGCTTCCAGGAGCACCACGACCGCATCCTCAAGAAGATGATGCCTAAACTGAAGCAGCACCTG GACAACCAAGAGGTGTTCACCAGTCTCTACACCATGAAGTGGTTCTTCCAGTGCTTCCTGGACAGA ACGCCCTTCACCCTCACCCTAAGGATCTGGGACATATACATCTTAGAGGGCGAGAGAGTGCTGACCGCCATGTCCTACACTGTCCTCAAACTGCACAAGA aGCACCTGATGAAGCTGTCCATGGAGGAGCTGGTGGAGTTTCTGCAGGTGGCTTTGTCCAAAGACTTCTTCTTTGAGGACGACTTTGTGATTGAGCAGCTACAGAACTCCATGACGGAGCTCAGGAGGGCGAAGCTGGAGCTGCCTGCACCAG GTAAAGAGGAAGAGTTTCCCAAGAAGCCTCTAGGGCAGCTTCCTCCTGAGCTGGCAGCAGCGGTGGCGAACCACATGGCTAACGGTCAGAGCCACGTCGAGCCAGCCGAGCCTCCCAGGGCCCCCAGTCCTCTGCCGGACCGCCAGCGGGACAGCCGGCCCCCCAGCCGGGCGCGCCGGGACTCCCTGGACAAGCTGGTCCGCCAGCACAAGGCTGACAAGCGGGAGGCTCGCTCCAGGGGATCGGGCGAGATTCCCGCCGAGCATCGAAGGCAGCCCACCCCCTCCACCATCACAACTCCTGAGAGGGGGGTGACGCCGACCCCGGCCCGCACTCCCACGCCTACCACCGCACCGCAGCCCATCCCGGGGctagtggagggagggaagtctCAGAGCCACGCCACGGCCAACCACAACTCCAACGCGGCCTCCAGCTCTCGCAGGGAGATCACCCCCCGCTGGGTCAAGCCCTCCGAGACCAAGCTGGAGGCAGCCAAGGCGGCGGCGGCCCGGGAGACCAAGCTGGGCCGAGGGGCGTCCCCGGCCCCCTCCAGCCCGGACGACACCGTGCCGCCCCACCGCCGACCCCGCTCCAGGGGCTTCGTCCCCGGCTCCAACCGCGGCTCCAACGCCTCCCAGTACGACAACGTCCCGGGACTGCCCGAGCCAGACTTCGAAGTCCTGGAGCTGGACAGACCTCCGTCCAGAATGAGGACCCCTCGCAGCGAGACCCCCTTCAGCACGCCGTCCCTCCGCCAGGGCAGCCCCAGCCGCACGCCCAGCCACGCTGGGAGCGCCGTCTCCGTCGCAACAGGGCCCAGGGTGGCCAAACACCcgcttccccctcctctttccctcaacAGTCCAGCGGGGGTCCAGGCCGGCTACCCCGGCACCCAAGGCCAGTACCACACTCCTCCCCAGCAGTACTCTCCCAGCAGGCCTACCATGATGCccctcttccatccctcctacAGCGTGAGCCTGGAgcacaggggagaggagagacactaCGCCCCGCCCTCCCGAGTCCCCCCGCCCTCCAGCCTGGTGTACGGGGACCGGGCGTACGCCACCACTCAGCGGCCGCCCAACAGCCTCTCCCCGGAGAAGGCGCTCATGAACAACTCCTACGCCACCTACCGCCGACAGCCGCCCGACCTCCGGAACGCCGGCCCGCCCCCGGAGCGCCCCCTGCAGCTGGAAAGCCCCGGCAGCTCCACCCCCGTCTACCTGCGACAGCCCACCCGGCTCACCTACGCCCCGCCGGACTACAGGTTCGAGGGGCAGCGGAGAGGCGAGGCCAACCCGCATTACCCGCCGGAGGGGCCGGAGCGGGTCGTGGACGGACACCCGTGGGCGCAGGAGGGCGAGCTCCCGCCTCGCTCCCCGGGCGGGATGCCCCGCTCGCCCAGCTTCCAGAGGGCGCAAATGTCTCCCGTCCAGGAGTTCACCTTCCCTTCCCCCCCGGACCCCGACAGCCTGCTTCACTACAGGACACAGTACCAGGAGCAGCAGCCCGTCTTGAGGCAGCAGCTCCCCCAGCTGTTCGGAGGACCACACTACAGGCACGCACAGGAGGCGTTCGCCATGCAGGAGTCCATGTTGCTGTGA
- the usp6nl gene encoding USP6 N-terminal-like protein isoform X1 — MRTKALTHLEDPLDGLKTASDTEQDAALKLEQERAEIVAKYDKGKEAIVEPWEDTNFHLYKVIDRFGFLHENELPSYDSVEEKQKHTEVERTTKWLKMLKSWDKYKNSEKLVRRIYKGIPLQLRGEVWCLLLDIPKIKEEKKDFYEKLKVRARGVSPDIRQIDLDVNRTYRDHIMFMHRYDVKQQALFHVLTAYSMYNTEVGYCQGMSQITALLLIYMNEEDAFWALVKLLSGQKHAMHGFFVPGFPKLMRFQEHHDRILKKMMPKLKQHLDNQEVFTSLYTMKWFFQCFLDRTPFTLTLRIWDIYILEGERVLTAMSYTVLKLHKKHLMKLSMEELVEFLQVALSKDFFFEDDFVIEQLQNSMTELRRAKLELPAPGKEEEFPKKPLGQLPPELAAAVANHMANGQSHVEPAEPPRAPSPLPDRQRDSRPPSRARRDSLDKLVRQHKADKREARSRGSGEIPAEHRRQPTPSTITTPERGVTPTPARTPTPTTAPQPIPGLVEGGKSQSHATANHNSNAASSSRREITPRWVKPSETKLEAAKAAAARETKLGRGASPAPSSPDDTVPPHRRPRSRGFVPGSNRGSNASQYDNVPGLPEPDFEVLELDRPPSRMRTPRSETPFSTPSLRQGSPSRTPSHAGSAVSVATGPRVAKHPLPPPLSLNSPAGVQAGYPGTQGQYHTPPQQYSPSRPTMMPLFHPSYSVSLEHRGEERHYAPPSRVPPPSSLVYGDRAYATTQRPPNSLSPEKALMNNSYATYRRQPPDLRNAGPPPERPLQLESPGSSTPVYLRQPTRLTYAPPDYRFEGQRRGEANPHYPPEGPERVVDGHPWAQEGELPPRSPGGMPRSPSFQRAQMSPVQEFTFPSPPDPDSLLHYRTQYQEQQPVLRQQLPQLFGGPHYRHAQEAFAMQESMLL; from the exons TGAGAATGAACTGCCGTCCTACGACTCGGTGGAGGAGAAG CAAAAACACACGGAGGTGGAAAGGACCACCAAATGGCTGAAGATGCTGAAGAGCTGGGACAAATACAAGAACAGTGAAAAG CTGGTGAGGAGGATCTATAAGGGAATTCCCCTGCAGCTCCGAGGGGAGGTGTGGTGTCTGCTCCTCGACATTCCCAAaataaaggaggagaagaaagactTCTACGAG AAGCTGAAGGTGAGAGCGAGAGGGGTCTCCCCCGACATCCGTCAAATTGACCTGGATGTGAACCGAACCTACCGGGACCACATTATGTTCATGCATCGCTACGATGTCAA GCAGCAGGCGCTCTTCCACGTCCTCACAGCCTACTCCATGTACAATACG GAGGTGGGCTACTGCCAAGGTATGAGTCAGATCACGGCGCTGCTGCTCATCTACATGAACGAGGAGGACGCCTTCTGGGCCCTGGTCAAACTACTGTCCGGGCAGAAGCACGCCATGCACG GGTTTTTCGTCCCCGGCTTTCCCAAGCTGATGCGCTTCCAGGAGCACCACGACCGCATCCTCAAGAAGATGATGCCTAAACTGAAGCAGCACCTG GACAACCAAGAGGTGTTCACCAGTCTCTACACCATGAAGTGGTTCTTCCAGTGCTTCCTGGACAGA ACGCCCTTCACCCTCACCCTAAGGATCTGGGACATATACATCTTAGAGGGCGAGAGAGTGCTGACCGCCATGTCCTACACTGTCCTCAAACTGCACAAGA aGCACCTGATGAAGCTGTCCATGGAGGAGCTGGTGGAGTTTCTGCAGGTGGCTTTGTCCAAAGACTTCTTCTTTGAGGACGACTTTGTGATTGAGCAGCTACAGAACTCCATGACGGAGCTCAGGAGGGCGAAGCTGGAGCTGCCTGCACCAG GTAAAGAGGAAGAGTTTCCCAAGAAGCCTCTAGGGCAGCTTCCTCCTGAGCTGGCAGCAGCGGTGGCGAACCACATGGCTAACGGTCAGAGCCACGTCGAGCCAGCCGAGCCTCCCAGGGCCCCCAGTCCTCTGCCGGACCGCCAGCGGGACAGCCGGCCCCCCAGCCGGGCGCGCCGGGACTCCCTGGACAAGCTGGTCCGCCAGCACAAGGCTGACAAGCGGGAGGCTCGCTCCAGGGGATCGGGCGAGATTCCCGCCGAGCATCGAAGGCAGCCCACCCCCTCCACCATCACAACTCCTGAGAGGGGGGTGACGCCGACCCCGGCCCGCACTCCCACGCCTACCACCGCACCGCAGCCCATCCCGGGGctagtggagggagggaagtctCAGAGCCACGCCACGGCCAACCACAACTCCAACGCGGCCTCCAGCTCTCGCAGGGAGATCACCCCCCGCTGGGTCAAGCCCTCCGAGACCAAGCTGGAGGCAGCCAAGGCGGCGGCGGCCCGGGAGACCAAGCTGGGCCGAGGGGCGTCCCCGGCCCCCTCCAGCCCGGACGACACCGTGCCGCCCCACCGCCGACCCCGCTCCAGGGGCTTCGTCCCCGGCTCCAACCGCGGCTCCAACGCCTCCCAGTACGACAACGTCCCGGGACTGCCCGAGCCAGACTTCGAAGTCCTGGAGCTGGACAGACCTCCGTCCAGAATGAGGACCCCTCGCAGCGAGACCCCCTTCAGCACGCCGTCCCTCCGCCAGGGCAGCCCCAGCCGCACGCCCAGCCACGCTGGGAGCGCCGTCTCCGTCGCAACAGGGCCCAGGGTGGCCAAACACCcgcttccccctcctctttccctcaacAGTCCAGCGGGGGTCCAGGCCGGCTACCCCGGCACCCAAGGCCAGTACCACACTCCTCCCCAGCAGTACTCTCCCAGCAGGCCTACCATGATGCccctcttccatccctcctacAGCGTGAGCCTGGAgcacaggggagaggagagacactaCGCCCCGCCCTCCCGAGTCCCCCCGCCCTCCAGCCTGGTGTACGGGGACCGGGCGTACGCCACCACTCAGCGGCCGCCCAACAGCCTCTCCCCGGAGAAGGCGCTCATGAACAACTCCTACGCCACCTACCGCCGACAGCCGCCCGACCTCCGGAACGCCGGCCCGCCCCCGGAGCGCCCCCTGCAGCTGGAAAGCCCCGGCAGCTCCACCCCCGTCTACCTGCGACAGCCCACCCGGCTCACCTACGCCCCGCCGGACTACAGGTTCGAGGGGCAGCGGAGAGGCGAGGCCAACCCGCATTACCCGCCGGAGGGGCCGGAGCGGGTCGTGGACGGACACCCGTGGGCGCAGGAGGGCGAGCTCCCGCCTCGCTCCCCGGGCGGGATGCCCCGCTCGCCCAGCTTCCAGAGGGCGCAAATGTCTCCCGTCCAGGAGTTCACCTTCCCTTCCCCCCCGGACCCCGACAGCCTGCTTCACTACAGGACACAGTACCAGGAGCAGCAGCCCGTCTTGAGGCAGCAGCTCCCCCAGCTGTTCGGAGGACCACACTACAGGCACGCACAGGAGGCGTTCGCCATGCAGGAGTCCATGTTGCTGTGA